In Erythrobacter sp. KY5, the DNA window GGCATGCCGCCTCGACAAGCGGGTGATCGTGAGTGGACTTGGCGTATGTGTGTCCGGGCATCAGCAAGAATGCCAGAATGGCTGCCGCCACGGCAGCGAGGTTTCTGAGTGCCCGACGATCCATGGATATCCGCTACCACGATGCTGGTTACGAGCCTGTTAAGTCGCGCATCGCCGCGCGAGGCGCAAAATCGGGCGAGAACAGAACCTTGGCCGATGAGCCTTCGCAATCAGGAGCCGTGCTTCGGATAGCTGCGCTCAACTTTGTACGCTGGCTCGTGTATGCGGGGGGAACCCGCGCTCTGTCGGCAATCGTCCATGCGTCATGGCGGTGTCACAGTATCGCAATAGCGCGGTGCGCAATCGCAGAAAGGTATCAGATGACGAAACGCAACCTCGCCGTTGGACTTATGGGAATTGCCGCCATGGCGCTGTCAGCGTGTGACGCTGGTGGCGGCGGGGCGCGCGACTCCATTCGTGCGGTCGGATCGTCAACGGTTTACCCGTTTGCCAAGCAGGTTGCTGAAAACTTTGCCCGCTCCAATCCTGAGCTCAAATCGCCGCTGATCGAGTCCACCGGATCGGGCAACGGCATCCAGCTGTTCTGTTCCGGCCTCGGCGCAGATACGCCCGACATGGTCAACGCTTCGCGCCGCATGAAATCGTCTGAGTTCGATCGCTGTCAGTCGAACAATGTTCAGGACATCATCGAATTGCAGGTCGGTCTGGACGGGATTGCCTTTGCATCGAAAAATGGCGGGATCGAGCTCAATCTGTCGCCCAGGATCGTTTACGAAGCGCTCGCAGCGCGCCCTTATGGCGGTGAGCAGACCACGCGGCTGTGGTCCGATGTCGACCCGTCGCTTCCGGACGACCCGATCCTCGTCTACGGCCCGCCCAGCACGTCTGGCACCCGCGATGCACTCAAGGAACTGGTGCTCGAAGCCGGATGCGACACCAGTGACGAGATGAAAGCGCTCAAGGAAGAGGATGAAGACCTCCACCAGCAGCTTTGCACCGAAGTGCGCTCGGATGGGGCTTATGTGGATCAGGGCGAACAGGACAACCTGATCGTCCAGAAGATCGAAAGCAATCCACGCGCCGTCGGCATCTTCGGCTTTTCCTACCTCGACGAGAACACCGACAAGGTGACGGGCCTCCCGATGAACGGCGTTGATCCGACTTACGAGAATATCTCGAACTTCTCCTATCCCGGCGCCCGTCCGCTTTACGTCTACGTCAAGAAAGCGCATATGCGCGCCATTCCGGGACTGGACCTGTTTCTACAGGAATGGGTGAAGAACTGGAAAGCTGACGGACCGCTTGCAGCGATTGGCCTCGTGGCCTCGCCGCCTGCCGAAATGGCGATGAACGAGCGGCGCGTGAACGAGCTTTTGACCATGACGCGCGCAGATCTGACCGGTGAAACACCGGCAGAGGAAACCGCGGCGGCAACACAATAACAACCCCCGATTTGGCCAGCCCCGAAGGTCAATCATTTTGGAGTAAACCATGACGCAGCCCACCTTCTTCGCCCGCAATCTGCTTGTCGGTGCCTCGCTCGCGATGCTTGTCGCGTGTGGCGGCAGCGAAGGCGAAGCCGGTCCCGAACCTATTTCGATCGTCGGTTCTTCGACTGTCTTTCCGTTCTCGCAAAAGGTCGCTGAAGACTATGTTGCGGGCAATGAAGGTGCGGCCACTCCGGTGATCGTATCGACAGGCACCGGCGAAGGGATCGAGGAGTTTTGCGCTGGGCAAGGCCCCCAGACGGCCGACATCGTCAACGCGTCGCGCCAGATGACAAAGGCCGAGTTCGAGCGGTGCCGGACGAATGGCGTCTCCGACATCATCGAGCTCAAGGTCGGTCTCGACGGTATCGTCTTCGTGTCCGAGCTTGAAGAAGGCATCGATCTCGCCCTGACGCCCGGCATCATCTTCAATGCGCTCGCGGCGGCTCCTTTTGGCGAAGAACAGACGGCCATGAGCTGGTCCGACGTTGACAGCAGCCTGCCAGACGAACCGATCATTGTTTACGGCCCGCCGGTGACTTCGGGCACGCGCGATGCGCTTCTCGATGTCATCATGGCGCCTGCCTGCCGCCGCAACGGCGAAATGGCGGCGCTTGAAGAAAGCGATCCGGCTGCATTCGAGCGCGGCTGTCACGAACTTCGCAGCGACGAGGCCTATCTTGACCAGGGTGAGCAGGACGACCTCCTCGTCCGCAAGGTCGCCAACAATCCGCGCGCGATCGGCGTGCTGGGCTATTCGTACCTCGAAGAGAACACGGACAGCGTCAAAGGCCTGCCGATCGGCGGCGTCGAAGCCAGCGCCGAGACAATTGCCGATGGCAGCTATGCCGGATCGCGTGCGCTCTACATCTATGTCAAAAAAGCGCATATCGGCGTGACGCCAGGCCTTGAGGACTATCTTGCTCAATGGTCGCAGAGCTGGGGCGCAGAAGGCCCGCTTGCAGCAATCGGCCTTGTACCGATGACCGCCGCTGACCAAACGGCGAGCGCTGCGGCCATTGAAAGCCAAACGGTCATGACCGCCCCGGTCGCGCAGAGCGAGGCGGACACCGAAGAGGGCTGACCTTAACTGGGCAGACTTGTGTTGGCCTTGGCTGGCGCTAGTCTGCCCGGATGAGCAATCGCAAGATCGCGGCCTGGCGCAATGCCGGGCTTATCGATAGCGCAACCGCGCAAGCCCTCATCGACTACGAGGCCGAGCACACGCGGCCGCTTGCCTTGTGGGCGGTTTTTGGCCTCGGCGCGCTTGCAATCGGGCTTGGCATAATCTCCGTCGTGGCTGCCAACTGGGAACAGATTCCCGGCCAGTTGCGGCTCGCCGTGCATCTCGCCTTGCTCATTGGATTAAATGCTACGCTCGCCTTACGCGGAGACGATTTGGCGCGGATCTCGCCTTGGGTGAACGAGGCCCTGCTGTTTGTTATCGCCGTGCTCGGTCTCACATTCTTCGGGCATCTGGGGCAGGTCTATCAGACCAGCTCCCCGCTCTGGAAACCGCTTGCCGCTTGGTTGATCCTGTTCGGTCCGGCGCTGCTGATCTATGGACGCAGCTGGCCTGCTGCTGCCTTGCTGATCGGTGGCAGCATCTTTTGCGCCTGGGATTTTGCCGCCGCCGATAGCGGTGCGATGTTCGAGCCTGAGAGAAGAACCCACTGGCTGATCGCTGCAGCTGTCACCGCGCTTCCGGGTCTTTTTGCGCCCTTCGCCGCATGGAAGCGAGAGCGGTCGGCGCGGACGGACTTCTGGCGACAGCTTGAACTGACCGCTCTTGCTTATGCGGTTGGTGGAGCCACCCTGTCCTGCATCGTGGCAAGCTTCGGCGCTTTTGAGGGCGATGACGACCTGATTGGGAGTGCTGGCCAGTTGGTTCGCGCCGCTGCTGCGCTGGGATTTGGATTGCTGCTCTTGATTGCAAAGCCGGGATTGTCGGGGCGCGTCTCGGGACTGGTGATGGCCGGATCAGGCATCACCATCGCGCTTGCGCTCGGCGTCAACAATGTCGATCTGCTCGCGGCGGCTTTGTTCATGGCGCTCTGGATCGGGATTGCGGCGGCCGCTCTCGCGATTGATGCTCGCGGGGCTTTTCAACTGGCGGTGGCGCTTGTCGCGTTGCGGCTGATCATCCTGAGCTTCGAACTTGCCAGCGACCTGCTGCTTTCCGGCTTCGGCTTGATCCTCTCGGGCCTCATGATCCTCGCGGTTGCATGGGGCGCGGTGCGAGTTTCGCAGGCTTACGCGCCGGGTCGAGAGAAACAGGAGCAGACGCCATGAACAGCGCGCTTCGCCTTGCGGCACTTGCCCTGCCATTGGTCGGATTTGCAGGCCTTTGGGGCTGGACGGACTATCAGAGCCGGCAGGGGACCGAATGGGACGTCGAAATTCGCGGCTATGATCCGCGCGATCTTCTGCGTGGTCACTATGTCGAGTTTACCTATGACTGGAACGGGCTGGACGACCGGCTTGGGACGGGCGGCCCACCGGCGCGCCTGTGCCTTGAAGGCGATCCGCCCGGTCCCCCGCTCGTGCGACGCATCGACGGCGAATTCGGCGACTGCGCTTATCCGGTCGAGGCTGATTACAGCGGCGTCTATGGTTCCGACAGCTTGCTGAGCGGGCGGCTTTATGTGGGACAGGAGCGCGCTGGCGAGCTTGACCGGGCACTGCGCGATCCCGCCTTGCGCGGGGTGGTGCGGGTGAGGCTGGGGAGCAATCGCAGGCTTGTGCCCATCGACATCACCATGCGCCCCCTCACCCAAGCCGAGCGAGCTGCCGAAGACCGCGAGTAGCGCCTAGATCGGGTTGCCGTCCTGATCGCGGAAAATCTCGCGGCGTCCGACATGGTTGGCAGGCCCGACCAGCCCTTCGCTCTCCATACGCTCGATCCATTTGGCCGCCGTGTTGTAACCCACGCCCATCTGGCGCTGGAGCCATGATCCGCTCGCCTTCTGGTTCTCGATCACGATCTGGCAGGCCTGGCGATATTTACGCTCATCCGGGTTGTCGGAAGCGGTGAATTCGTCCTCAAACGCAAAGCCGCCGCCATCTTCAGGCTCTTCGGTGACTGCATCGACATATTCAGGCGATCCTTGCGCGCGCCAGAAGTCTGCGACCGCCTCTACTTCCTCATCCGACACGAACGGGCAGTGGACGCGAAGCGTTGCGCCGGTGTTGGGCTTGTAAAGCATGTCGCCCTTGCCAAGCAGCTGTTCAGCGCCCTGTTCGCCAAGGATGGTGCGGCTGTCGATCCGGCTCGTCACCTTGAAGCTGATACGGGTCGGAAGGTTCGCCTTGATCACGCCGGTGATGACGTCGACCGACGGGCGCTGCGTCGCCATTATCAGGTGGATACCGGCGGCGCGCGATTTCTGGCTCAGGCGCTGGATCAGGACCTCGATCTCCTTGCCGACCGTGACCATGAGGTCGGCAAGCTCGTCGACGATCAGCACGATCTGCGGCAGCGGTTCGTAATCGAGCTGCTCTTCTTCATAGAGCTGCTCGCCCGTATCGGGATCGAACCCGGTCTGGACGCGCCGGCCAAGCGGTTTGCCCTTGGCGATAGCGGCGCGCACTTTCTCGTTGAACGAGTTGATGTTGCGCGAATTGACGCTCGACATCATTCGGTAGCGCTTTTCCATCTCCTCGACCGCCCATTTGAGCGCGCGCACGGATTTGTGCGGCTCGGTCACCACGGGCGAGAGGAGATGCGGAATGTCATCATAGCTCTTGAGCTCGAGCACCTTAGGATCAATCAGGATCAACCGGCATTCGGCAGGCGTGAAGTGGTAAAGCAGCGAGAGCAGGATACAGTTGAGGCCAACAGACTTACCCGAGCCGGTGGTGCCGGCAACCAGCAGGTGAGGCATGGCGGCAAGGTCGGCGATGATCGGTTCGCCGGCGATGTCCTTGCCAAGGATGATCGGAAGATTGCCCTTGTGCTCGGCAAAGCTGGCTGAGGCTGCAAGCTCCTTGAGCATCACCATCTGGCGGTCCGTGTTGGGCAACTCGATGCCCATAACCGTCTTGCCGGGGATTGGCGACACGCGTGCCGATATCGCACTCATGTTGCGGGCGATGTCTTCGGCAAGGCCTACGACGCGGCTTGCCTTTATGCCGGGCGCGGGTTCGAGCTCGTACATCGTCACCACAGGGCCGGTTCGCACTGCGGTGATTTCGCCCTTCACGTTGAAATCGTCGAGCACGTTTTCAAGCAGCCGCGCGTTACGTTCCAGCGCCATCTTGTCGAGCTTGGGCGCGCTGTCCTGAGGCGGGTCTTCCAGCAATTCGAGGCTTGGCAATTCGTAGTCGGCGAACATGTCGCGCTGATTCTGCTTCGCTGCGGGATTGGCGCGCTTTGGCGGCGCGGAAGGGTCGCTGATTTCCGGTGACCGGCGGGGCGCGGGATCGGGTTTGGCTTCCAGCTCGGGCTTCGCCTTGCGCCGCGCCTTGGCCGCAGGCGAGGCGACCTCGTCGTCTTCGTCGACGAAGGGGAGCGCGCTTTCGCGGCGGCCAAACGGCAGGCGAGACACTATCGAATTTGCACCCGAGGCCAAGAAATTGGGAAGCGTCAGCAGTGAACGCCAGTCGATTGCGAATATCCGGGTGAGGAGCGCCGTCGCCCCAGCAAGACTCGCGAGCGCAGCGCCGAGGATCACCCAGCCCGAAGCGGCTTCACCCGTGCGATCGGCGACGGCCTCAATACCCGCTGCGCCAAGCAGGCCCGATACGCCGCCAAGCTGCGCAGGCAAGGTGCCGCCAGCATTTTCGAAGGTCAGCGAAAGGACGGTGCCAAGCAGCATGATCGCCAGCAGCAGCATCGCTGTCGGCAGCCACCAACGGGTCCGCTCGCCTTCCGGATCATCCAGCTCGACATGGCGCCACAACCGACGTGCAGAGATATAAAGGAGCGGAAGAAGCAAGAGACTGGGGACGCCGAACAGGAACAGCACCCGGTCTGCCACCCATGCGCCCCAGCTTCCCATCCAGTTTGCAACCGACGCCGGATCGGCCGCGGTCGACGCGCTTGGGTCGGTCTGGGTATAGCTCGCCAGTGAGAGCGCAAGAAACACCATCGTCGCGAAAAGCACGCCTGCACCGGTCATCTGGCCGATCCGGCGGATCGAGCGTTGCAGGCCAATGCGCCAGTCAGCGCTCGGTGCTTTGCGGGTGTTCACAGCGCGCGTCGCCATGGTGGAGCTCCTTTGATGAGAACACACCATGAATCCTTGCAAGACTCGGGTCAAGGACGCTGCGATGGTTCGAGCCTCAGCTTAATCCATCAATCGCTGCCCAGCGGGGCCAGTCCAGCTCCTTGGCGCGCGCCTGATTCATACCGCCCAGAGCAATAACGGGAATCTTCGAGAGCGCAGCCAGCTTGTGAAACCGCTCCACTCCCAGTGTCGCAGCGCCGGGATGAGAGCGCGTCGGGAAAACCGGCGAGATCATCACGGCATCGGCGCCATGTTCGTTCGCGATCGCGATCTCGTCTTCATCGTGCGCGGTCGCGATCCAGCGTTGATCTGCCCGGTGGACGCTGCCCAGAGCGCCGTAAACGCCATGCGCGCCCCACTCCTGCGCACGGACGAAGCTGTCGGACAGGATCACCCAATGCTCCGCACGCAGCAGGAGAGGCAGAAGCTGCAAAAACCGTTCTCGCCGCGCTTCGGGTTCGAGATGATAATGGCGAAACACGAAGCCCGAACCTTGCGGCAAGTGTGCAATCGATTCCTCGAGAGCTGCGTCATTACGCTCATCAGAAAGCAGCCAGAGAGCGGGGAGGGGCTTTATCTGCGCCATGGGGGCTTTATACCGCCGCCAATGGAAAACGACACGCAAAGTGCAGCAAGCCGTCTGGCCGAGGTTGAAAGCAACATCGCGCGCATGTGCAAGCCCGCCCGCCGCGAGCCTGCGGATGTTACGCTCATCGCGGTGAGCAAGACGCATCCGTCCGAGAGGATCAAACCGGTACTTGAGGCCGGACACCGGGTGTTTGGCGAAAACCGCGTACAGGAAGCGCAGGAGAAATGGTCTGCCTTGCGCGAATCCTATCCGGAGGTGGAGCTTCACCTCATCGGGCAGCTTCAATCGAACAAGGCCGAAGACGCGGTCGAGCTGTTCGATGTGATCCATTCGCTTGATCGCCCAAGCCTCTTGAAGGCGCTTGCCAAGGCGATGGACAAGGCGGGGAGGCGCATACCCTGCTTCGTGCAGGTCAATATCGGGGACGAGGATCAGAAGGGCGGTTGCCCGATCGCTGAGCTTCCCGGATTTCTCGACAAGACACGCGCGGCAGGTGTGCCGATCGCGGGCCTGATGTGCCTTCCGCCTGCCGACACCGAAGCGGCACCCTTCTTCGCGTTCCTTGCAAAGCTGGCGAAGGATAACGGGCTCACCGGCGACGAAGGCGGTCTTTCGATGGGTATGAGCGGCGATTATGAAACGGCTGTGCAGCTGGGCGCGACCCATGTGCGTGTGGGCACGGCCCTCTTCGGAGCGCGCGGGTGACGGGCGATGCAAACGGGGCAGTTGCACAATTCCGCACGAGCTGGCTGCCTGTTCTGAACGACGGGGCCGCCACGCTTCTCATCCATGTCGAAGGCGAGGGAGAGATCGCTCCGCACACTCTTATCGCCGACAATTTCGTCGGAGAGTACGGGTACAGGCGCATCGGGTTCAACTGGGAATTGCTGGACGCGTCTCCCGATGCGCAAGGCTCGCGGGCGGCGGAGCATCAACTGGTAGAGGCGCTCTCGAAGAACATCGCCAATCCCAGCAAGCAATGGCTTTCCAAGAAAAGCGCAAGCGCCTGTGCGAAAGAATTCCTCGCGCTGTTCAGACCAGAGGACAGGACGGTTGTTTCAAACCGATATGACGGGTTGTGGAATCCCATTTCCCAAGCTTCAAACGAATGGGCATTTGTCGGGTTCGACCGCCAGCTGAGCGTGCTTCTGCTAATCACCGAAGACTAAGAACGCCCACGAAAAAGGGCGCCCCGTTTCCGGAGCGCCCCCTTTTGGTTTCATAACCGATGCTGTTCGATCAGAACTCGAACAGCGCCTCGATACCGATGTTCCGGCCGCGCTGCAGCGGCGAAAGCGTGCCGCCTGCCGGGAAGGCGCCGAAGGGCTGCGGGTTGCCGGTCGACAGCGGACCGCCGAACGGCAACTGGGTGTCGCCGCCCGCCTGCACCTCGTCGAACAGGTTGCGCCCGTAAAGCGAAAGCGAGAAGCCTTCGATGGGCGTTACCCAGGTTACGTTCGCCTCGAGGTTCGAGATATCCTGAATCCAGCCGAGATTGTCGTCGGTGTAGGCGAATTCGTCACGATACTGATAGTTCACGCGGGTGAGGATTTCGCTCTCTCCCAGGAACAGTTCGTGGATGAGGCCCACACCCCAGGTGACTTCCGGCACACGGGGCTGACGCAGCGACAGATCGGTATCGTCGATGACGCCATCGCCCGAAATGTCGAACAGGATGGTGTCGTAATCGTCGTCGATCAGGCCGATATTGGCTGTGAAGATCAACGAATCCGAAACGCGCATGCGCCCTTCGGCTTCGAAACCGGTGATCGTCGCATCGGCGGTGTTCAGGATGTTCTGCACCACGCCTGCACCCGGATCAGCGAGGTTGACCTCGCGCTGCATGTTGTCGACCTTGGTGATGTAACCTGCCAGGTTGAGCGTGAAGGTACCATCATCGGTCTGGAACTTGCCGCCCAGCTCATAAGTGTCCACGCGCTCTTCGTCGAAGAACAGGTCGCCGGTCGCCGCGAAGGCGCGGTTGAACACCGGAATGTTCGTGATGCGGAAGTTGTAGCCGCCCGAACGGAAGCCGCGGCTCCAGTGGCCATAGACCTGATTGTTGCCGAATTCGTATTGCAGACCCAGCTTCGGCGAGAGGTTGCGAAAACGCACATCGTCGATGAAGCCGTCGGTTTCGGTCGCCGGGTCGAAGGGCTGGGTACCGGTCGGGCAAGTGCCCGCAACCACCGAACACGGCGCACGCGGCGTGATATAGGTGACGGCTGCGTCCTTGGTTTCCTGGTTCCAGCGAATACCCGCGATCAGCGAAAGGTCGTCGATGAACTCCCACTCGGCATTGGCGAAAACGCCGATCACTTCGTGATCCTGGCGCCCACCGCCGAAGAAGACGGGAGGCTGGAGCGCAACCGGCAGGTCGCGGCGCAGCTCGCGGCTTTCGTCATAGGCCAGCGACTGGTCGAACCAGAAACCGCCAACCGTCAGGTCAAGCCGGTCGAACGACATTGCGTAGCGCAACTCGTTCGAGAACTGCTCCTGCTCGGTCAGAGTGTTCGAGTGGAACAGGAACACCGGGGTCGAATCGATATCGCCGCGCGTGCTCGCCGTGTAGTCGCGATAGCCGAAGATGTTGGTCAGCGTACCGGGACCGACATCCCATTCCGCAGTGAACGAGCCGGTCCAGATCTCGTTGGCGTAAAAGCCCGGCTCGTCGATCGCGAAGTCAAACGTGTCGCGGCGGAAGAAACCGCGGTTCTGGCCTGAGGGCCCGTCGCCATCACTCTCGAAATAGTCGAGCTTGGCGCGCAGCATCAGGTCGCCGAAGCGTCCTTCCAGTGCACCGCGAATGATCGTCGTTTCCGCTGCGCCGTGGTTCGAACCGTCGAACAGGTTTGTGAAATAGCCTTCATCGTTGTTGTAATAGGCGCCAACCTTGAACAGCAACACGTCCTCGACCAGGGGTCCGGACACGACGCCGCTGACAGTGTAGTTCGCGCCGCCGCGACCACCATCGACCAGAGGACCGTCGACCGCTGCGCGGATCTTTCCGGTGAATTCCTCGGTCGGGTTGCCGGTGTTGATGACCACCGCGCCGCCGGTCACGTTACGGCCGAACAGGACGCCCTGCGGCCCGCGAAGAATCTCGACGCTGTCGAGATCGAACAGGTCGAACACCACGCCGCCATTGATGCCGAGATAGACGCCGTCGACGAAAACGCCGACAGTCGGGTCGATGGACGGGATCGACGAGTTGATGCCCAGGCCGCGCACAGAGAAGTTTGCAGTGCCGCGGCTGGTCCCGATCTGGTCAAGGCTGACGTTGGGAGCCTGGAATTGCAGACCCTGAATATCGCGGATCTTGTAAGCTTCGAGGGTGTCCGCGTTGAACGCCGTTACCGCGAGCGCGACGTCCTGCACGTCTTCGGGGTCGCGCGTCTTTGTGCCGGT includes these proteins:
- a CDS encoding substrate-binding domain-containing protein gives rise to the protein MTKRNLAVGLMGIAAMALSACDAGGGGARDSIRAVGSSTVYPFAKQVAENFARSNPELKSPLIESTGSGNGIQLFCSGLGADTPDMVNASRRMKSSEFDRCQSNNVQDIIELQVGLDGIAFASKNGGIELNLSPRIVYEALAARPYGGEQTTRLWSDVDPSLPDDPILVYGPPSTSGTRDALKELVLEAGCDTSDEMKALKEEDEDLHQQLCTEVRSDGAYVDQGEQDNLIVQKIESNPRAVGIFGFSYLDENTDKVTGLPMNGVDPTYENISNFSYPGARPLYVYVKKAHMRAIPGLDLFLQEWVKNWKADGPLAAIGLVASPPAEMAMNERRVNELLTMTRADLTGETPAEETAAATQ
- a CDS encoding substrate-binding domain-containing protein produces the protein MTQPTFFARNLLVGASLAMLVACGGSEGEAGPEPISIVGSSTVFPFSQKVAEDYVAGNEGAATPVIVSTGTGEGIEEFCAGQGPQTADIVNASRQMTKAEFERCRTNGVSDIIELKVGLDGIVFVSELEEGIDLALTPGIIFNALAAAPFGEEQTAMSWSDVDSSLPDEPIIVYGPPVTSGTRDALLDVIMAPACRRNGEMAALEESDPAAFERGCHELRSDEAYLDQGEQDDLLVRKVANNPRAIGVLGYSYLEENTDSVKGLPIGGVEASAETIADGSYAGSRALYIYVKKAHIGVTPGLEDYLAQWSQSWGAEGPLAAIGLVPMTAADQTASAAAIESQTVMTAPVAQSEADTEEG
- a CDS encoding DUF2157 domain-containing protein — encoded protein: MSNRKIAAWRNAGLIDSATAQALIDYEAEHTRPLALWAVFGLGALAIGLGIISVVAANWEQIPGQLRLAVHLALLIGLNATLALRGDDLARISPWVNEALLFVIAVLGLTFFGHLGQVYQTSSPLWKPLAAWLILFGPALLIYGRSWPAAALLIGGSIFCAWDFAAADSGAMFEPERRTHWLIAAAVTALPGLFAPFAAWKRERSARTDFWRQLELTALAYAVGGATLSCIVASFGAFEGDDDLIGSAGQLVRAAAALGFGLLLLIAKPGLSGRVSGLVMAGSGITIALALGVNNVDLLAAALFMALWIGIAAAALAIDARGAFQLAVALVALRLIILSFELASDLLLSGFGLILSGLMILAVAWGAVRVSQAYAPGREKQEQTP
- a CDS encoding GDYXXLXY domain-containing protein; the protein is MNSALRLAALALPLVGFAGLWGWTDYQSRQGTEWDVEIRGYDPRDLLRGHYVEFTYDWNGLDDRLGTGGPPARLCLEGDPPGPPLVRRIDGEFGDCAYPVEADYSGVYGSDSLLSGRLYVGQERAGELDRALRDPALRGVVRVRLGSNRRLVPIDITMRPLTQAERAAEDRE
- a CDS encoding DNA translocase FtsK 4TM domain-containing protein, producing MATRAVNTRKAPSADWRIGLQRSIRRIGQMTGAGVLFATMVFLALSLASYTQTDPSASTAADPASVANWMGSWGAWVADRVLFLFGVPSLLLLPLLYISARRLWRHVELDDPEGERTRWWLPTAMLLLAIMLLGTVLSLTFENAGGTLPAQLGGVSGLLGAAGIEAVADRTGEAASGWVILGAALASLAGATALLTRIFAIDWRSLLTLPNFLASGANSIVSRLPFGRRESALPFVDEDDEVASPAAKARRKAKPELEAKPDPAPRRSPEISDPSAPPKRANPAAKQNQRDMFADYELPSLELLEDPPQDSAPKLDKMALERNARLLENVLDDFNVKGEITAVRTGPVVTMYELEPAPGIKASRVVGLAEDIARNMSAISARVSPIPGKTVMGIELPNTDRQMVMLKELAASASFAEHKGNLPIILGKDIAGEPIIADLAAMPHLLVAGTTGSGKSVGLNCILLSLLYHFTPAECRLILIDPKVLELKSYDDIPHLLSPVVTEPHKSVRALKWAVEEMEKRYRMMSSVNSRNINSFNEKVRAAIAKGKPLGRRVQTGFDPDTGEQLYEEEQLDYEPLPQIVLIVDELADLMVTVGKEIEVLIQRLSQKSRAAGIHLIMATQRPSVDVITGVIKANLPTRISFKVTSRIDSRTILGEQGAEQLLGKGDMLYKPNTGATLRVHCPFVSDEEVEAVADFWRAQGSPEYVDAVTEEPEDGGGFAFEDEFTASDNPDERKYRQACQIVIENQKASGSWLQRQMGVGYNTAAKWIERMESEGLVGPANHVGRREIFRDQDGNPI
- a CDS encoding thiamine phosphate synthase, translated to MAQIKPLPALWLLSDERNDAALEESIAHLPQGSGFVFRHYHLEPEARRERFLQLLPLLLRAEHWVILSDSFVRAQEWGAHGVYGALGSVHRADQRWIATAHDEDEIAIANEHGADAVMISPVFPTRSHPGAATLGVERFHKLAALSKIPVIALGGMNQARAKELDWPRWAAIDGLS
- a CDS encoding YggS family pyridoxal phosphate-dependent enzyme; translated protein: MENDTQSAASRLAEVESNIARMCKPARREPADVTLIAVSKTHPSERIKPVLEAGHRVFGENRVQEAQEKWSALRESYPEVELHLIGQLQSNKAEDAVELFDVIHSLDRPSLLKALAKAMDKAGRRIPCFVQVNIGDEDQKGGCPIAELPGFLDKTRAAGVPIAGLMCLPPADTEAAPFFAFLAKLAKDNGLTGDEGGLSMGMSGDYETAVQLGATHVRVGTALFGARG
- a CDS encoding TonB-dependent receptor; this translates as MAYRTPARPFAALLLCSCAATPFAALAQTNDTQTETDQAEEPQQRESALDTIGNIIVTGTKTRDPEDVQDVALAVTAFNADTLEAYKIRDIQGLQFQAPNVSLDQIGTSRGTANFSVRGLGINSSIPSIDPTVGVFVDGVYLGINGGVVFDLFDLDSVEILRGPQGVLFGRNVTGGAVVINTGNPTEEFTGKIRAAVDGPLVDGGRGGANYTVSGVVSGPLVEDVLLFKVGAYYNNDEGYFTNLFDGSNHGAAETTIIRGALEGRFGDLMLRAKLDYFESDGDGPSGQNRGFFRRDTFDFAIDEPGFYANEIWTGSFTAEWDVGPGTLTNIFGYRDYTASTRGDIDSTPVFLFHSNTLTEQEQFSNELRYAMSFDRLDLTVGGFWFDQSLAYDESRELRRDLPVALQPPVFFGGGRQDHEVIGVFANAEWEFIDDLSLIAGIRWNQETKDAAVTYITPRAPCSVVAGTCPTGTQPFDPATETDGFIDDVRFRNLSPKLGLQYEFGNNQVYGHWSRGFRSGGYNFRITNIPVFNRAFAATGDLFFDEERVDTYELGGKFQTDDGTFTLNLAGYITKVDNMQREVNLADPGAGVVQNILNTADATITGFEAEGRMRVSDSLIFTANIGLIDDDYDTILFDISGDGVIDDTDLSLRQPRVPEVTWGVGLIHELFLGESEILTRVNYQYRDEFAYTDDNLGWIQDISNLEANVTWVTPIEGFSLSLYGRNLFDEVQAGGDTQLPFGGPLSTGNPQPFGAFPAGGTLSPLQRGRNIGIEALFEF